A stretch of the Pirellulales bacterium genome encodes the following:
- a CDS encoding HIT domain-containing protein translates to MNFEQLWAPWRIGYITGADNAKKPPQLARELRWLPGADQNCFLCRAAADVSIDKKIQSAADRQNLVVCRTTGALAVLNRYPYNNGHLLIAPVNHTPGLEMLSDVQHVELMRLVSRLCGTLQQLMKPEGFNIGLNLGRVAGAGVPGHLHWHIVPRWNGDTNFMPVLAGVNVIPQSLDALVDLLHSELSQSF, encoded by the coding sequence ATGAACTTTGAGCAACTCTGGGCCCCCTGGCGCATCGGCTACATTACCGGCGCCGACAATGCAAAAAAACCGCCGCAGCTGGCCCGTGAACTCCGCTGGCTGCCGGGCGCCGATCAAAACTGTTTCCTGTGCCGCGCCGCCGCGGATGTTTCCATCGACAAAAAAATTCAATCGGCGGCTGATCGGCAAAACCTCGTGGTGTGCCGCACCACGGGGGCGCTAGCCGTGCTGAACCGCTATCCCTACAACAATGGGCACCTATTGATCGCACCAGTCAATCACACGCCCGGTTTAGAGATGCTTTCCGATGTCCAACACGTGGAACTCATGCGGCTTGTGTCTCGGCTCTGTGGCACACTCCAGCAGCTGATGAAGCCGGAAGGTTTTAACATCGGCCTGAACTTGGGGCGCGTGGCCGGCGCCGGCGTGCCGGGCCATTTGCACTGGCATATTGTGCCGCGCTGGAACGGCGATACGAATTTCATGCCTGTGCTAGCCGGTGTGAACGTCATTCCCCAATCCCTCGACGCACTGGTCGATTTATTGCACAGCGAACTAAGCCAATCTTTCTGA
- a CDS encoding AI-2E family transporter, whose protein sequence is MNRVISVIVLLVLVLLFGGLFYLVVFRFFVPLFLAALFAMLFQPLHGWIMHRCHGHDRIAATLSTLAILLIVLVPTVIVVYQGAHDAVHLMRGTGRVHFETQSFDRLVEQVNSWFSLQLDPKEIREGLGTKINEWLAPIATKTPTVLLDFLIGCFVFILALYYFLADGQQMLNTVMKLIPLEQHHQQRLIDEFEEISRAVVGAHLVGGLVIAIMAGIGFSLAGVKSVFLLMMLTFLGSMVPIVGSASVWVTVCAWLAFVDERILAAIVLGAYCLALVTVVDSFLKPMLLHGQSKLNPLLAVLSVLGGVEALGPIGVFVGPMAVAFLQVGLNMLQTQLEDLSEPAKQATGPPRRRK, encoded by the coding sequence ATGAATCGCGTGATTTCGGTCATCGTGCTGTTAGTGCTGGTGCTGCTGTTCGGGGGCCTGTTTTATTTGGTGGTATTTCGTTTTTTTGTGCCGCTGTTTCTGGCCGCGTTGTTTGCCATGTTGTTCCAACCCCTGCACGGATGGATCATGCACCGCTGCCACGGCCACGACCGCATTGCCGCCACGCTCTCCACGCTGGCCATTTTGCTCATCGTGCTGGTTCCCACGGTGATTGTGGTTTATCAGGGGGCCCACGACGCTGTGCACTTGATGCGCGGCACGGGCCGCGTTCATTTCGAAACGCAATCGTTCGATCGACTCGTTGAGCAGGTGAACTCCTGGTTTTCGCTCCAGCTCGATCCCAAAGAAATCCGCGAGGGTTTGGGGACCAAAATCAACGAATGGTTAGCACCCATTGCCACCAAAACGCCAACGGTGCTGTTGGATTTCCTGATCGGCTGCTTCGTCTTCATTTTGGCCCTATACTATTTTTTGGCCGATGGCCAGCAAATGCTCAATACGGTGATGAAATTGATACCGCTGGAGCAGCACCATCAGCAGCGCTTAATCGACGAGTTTGAAGAAATCAGCCGGGCTGTCGTCGGCGCCCATCTCGTCGGCGGGTTGGTCATTGCCATCATGGCTGGAATCGGTTTTTCGCTGGCCGGCGTAAAATCGGTCTTCTTGTTGATGATGCTTACGTTCCTGGGCTCCATGGTCCCCATCGTTGGCTCCGCCAGCGTTTGGGTGACGGTGTGCGCGTGGTTGGCTTTTGTCGACGAGCGAATTCTGGCGGCCATTGTCTTGGGCGCCTATTGCTTGGCGCTGGTAACCGTTGTCGATAGTTTCCTCAAACCGATGTTGTTGCACGGACAATCGAAGCTCAATCCACTGCTGGCGGTGCTCAGCGTGCTGGGCGGCGTCGAGGCACTGGGGCCCATCGGCGTGTTCGTCGGCCCGATGGCGGTGGCGTTTTTACAAGTCGGCCTGAACATGTTGCAAACGCAATTGGAAGATCTCAGCGAACCGGCGAAGCAGGCAACGGGTCCGCCCCGCCGCCGCAAGTAA
- a CDS encoding DedA family protein, whose translation MLFAVEMFSGLVGYGYAGIIVYMILTGCGLPMPEEVAIIAGGALAANGKLHWGLTLGSLLIGALLGDCVMYYIGYHFGRRLLEQNRFWNRLITPEREKKVEAMLSQHGAKVLLGARFLVGLRGPMYITAGILKVPFRRFVLADLFCATLVVTLFFGLSYFYGAQIIKAIDKGEGWLTIAVVTAGIIVGGIALWMYLRRRKKMPSMPNDSAPAADSPATMTPVQDSSRGASTAG comes from the coding sequence ATGCTTTTTGCTGTCGAAATGTTTTCCGGTCTGGTGGGCTACGGTTATGCCGGAATCATTGTGTACATGATTCTCACAGGTTGCGGGCTGCCCATGCCGGAAGAGGTGGCCATTATTGCCGGCGGTGCGCTGGCCGCCAACGGCAAACTGCATTGGGGCCTGACGCTGGGCTCGCTGCTGATTGGCGCGCTATTGGGCGACTGCGTAATGTACTACATCGGCTACCATTTCGGCCGACGGTTGTTGGAGCAAAATCGATTTTGGAACCGGTTGATTACGCCGGAGCGTGAGAAAAAAGTGGAAGCGATGTTGTCGCAACACGGGGCCAAAGTGCTGCTAGGGGCGCGTTTTTTAGTGGGCTTGCGCGGTCCCATGTACATTACGGCGGGCATTTTGAAGGTGCCTTTTCGGCGGTTCGTGTTGGCCGATTTGTTTTGCGCTACGTTGGTCGTGACTTTGTTTTTTGGACTGAGTTATTTTTATGGGGCGCAAATTATCAAGGCCATCGATAAAGGCGAGGGCTGGTTGACCATTGCCGTGGTGACGGCCGGCATTATTGTGGGAGGCATCGCCTTGTGGATGTATTTGCGGCGCAGGAAAAAAATGCCCTCGATGCCAAACGACAGCGCGCCAGCGGCCGATTCACCGGCCACCATGACTCCCGTGCAAGATTCTTCGCGCGGCGCTAGCACTGCTGGCTGA
- a CDS encoding FAD:protein FMN transferase has product MSNPHKSTRRDFLRGKAAADVLANSPIGGETAAEGNDLPLAAGTASLGAAAGYLSTISRRAMACEFAVLLNAGQYPAGIEAALAALDLVDQLEAQLSVFRDSSEVSRLNQTAYVAAVEVEPRLFALLKLAAEIHCDTAGAYDIATGPLTKLWGFYRRQGQMPAETELAKTMQHVGLRHVQFDDEKQTVRFVTPGVELNLGSIGKGYALDRAAELLEADGIMNFLLHGGNSSVLARGSGRGSKAEETSTLIPALSQREREQDGWWIGLMHPLAPERRIGEVRLHDRALGTSGSGTQFFIHDGHRYGHILDPRTGWPAEGTLSTTVAAKTGAEADALATAFYVLGAEAAIEYCRRHAGISAVMMSPVEGPPTAAHGRVEVLQWGWAEDEIRMYPDDSLSIRRIAD; this is encoded by the coding sequence ATGTCCAATCCGCATAAATCTACTCGGCGAGATTTTTTACGGGGTAAAGCCGCGGCCGATGTGCTGGCGAATTCGCCCATCGGTGGCGAAACCGCGGCCGAGGGGAACGATCTTCCTTTGGCTGCGGGCACGGCATCGCTGGGAGCTGCGGCGGGTTACTTATCCACGATTAGCCGCCGGGCCATGGCTTGCGAATTTGCCGTGCTATTGAACGCCGGGCAATATCCAGCGGGGATAGAGGCGGCACTGGCGGCGCTGGATTTGGTCGATCAATTGGAAGCGCAGCTCAGCGTATTTCGCGACAGCAGCGAAGTGAGCCGCCTCAATCAAACGGCTTACGTGGCGGCGGTGGAAGTGGAACCGCGGCTGTTTGCGCTGCTGAAACTGGCAGCCGAAATTCATTGCGATACGGCCGGGGCATACGACATTGCAACCGGCCCACTCACAAAGCTGTGGGGCTTTTATCGCCGACAGGGACAAATGCCTGCCGAAACCGAACTGGCCAAAACCATGCAGCACGTCGGCCTGCGGCACGTTCAGTTCGATGACGAAAAACAAACGGTGCGATTCGTGACGCCGGGCGTCGAACTCAATTTGGGAAGCATCGGCAAAGGCTACGCGCTGGATCGAGCGGCAGAGTTGTTGGAAGCCGATGGAATCATGAATTTTTTATTGCATGGTGGAAATAGCAGCGTGTTGGCGCGCGGGAGCGGAAGGGGGAGCAAAGCAGAGGAAACCAGCACCCTCATCCCGGCCCTCTCCCAGAGAGAGAGGGAGCAAGACGGCTGGTGGATCGGCTTGATGCATCCGCTTGCGCCGGAGCGGCGGATTGGCGAAGTTCGCTTGCACGACCGGGCCTTGGGCACCTCAGGCAGCGGCACGCAGTTTTTTATTCACGACGGTCATCGCTACGGCCACATTTTGGATCCGCGCACGGGCTGGCCCGCCGAGGGAACTCTTTCTACCACGGTGGCCGCGAAAACCGGCGCGGAAGCCGATGCCCTGGCTACGGCGTTTTATGTACTGGGGGCGGAGGCGGCGATTGAATACTGCCGGCGGCATGCGGGCATTTCGGCGGTGATGATGTCGCCGGTTGAAGGACCGCCTACGGCGGCGCACGGGCGGGTGGAAGTACTGCAGTGGGGCTGGGCCGAGGATGAAATTCGCATGTACCCAGATGATTCGCTCTCGATTCGGCGAATCGCCGATTAA
- a CDS encoding cytochrome c has translation MKKTRFRRFAIAGRRAADFETAALAFAFLVPIVWAMFATADDSAPSNNSSNAAQKDTFAAPPAKWDSRVTDAFPSDPTKLLNGPRPDWMTAVITGHGKPPAKNNAAASGQPGNATAGADQTGALTWSKIISADTLQDEIKSLQPLLADDVKTQPEFLGGAYKKSRKTLSLLAVAFAIINEYDGDVKWKSQAPLARDVFARSGYNCKASTEQTFRDVKQRSEDLAALLSGETLSGSKAEPTNDWSKVANLLPLMSRLEAAQRDRIAPWTSNAGDFKKNAAAITHEAEIIAALAEAISRSGMENADDEKFRGYAKALQQSALKLRDAANNADYASANTAAGTLSKACANCHNDFR, from the coding sequence ATGAAAAAAACTCGGTTTAGGCGATTCGCAATTGCAGGCCGCCGCGCCGCGGATTTTGAAACCGCAGCATTGGCCTTTGCTTTTTTAGTGCCAATCGTCTGGGCGATGTTCGCTACGGCAGACGATTCTGCGCCAAGCAATAACTCCTCGAACGCCGCTCAGAAAGACACCTTCGCGGCCCCGCCCGCGAAATGGGACAGTCGCGTCACCGATGCTTTTCCCTCCGATCCGACCAAGCTGCTCAATGGCCCGCGGCCTGACTGGATGACTGCCGTCATCACCGGGCACGGAAAGCCGCCTGCGAAAAACAACGCGGCCGCATCCGGGCAACCAGGCAACGCCACCGCAGGCGCCGATCAAACCGGCGCGCTGACCTGGTCCAAAATCATCTCCGCGGACACGCTGCAGGACGAAATCAAATCGCTCCAGCCGCTGTTGGCCGACGACGTGAAAACCCAGCCCGAGTTTCTCGGCGGCGCTTATAAAAAATCGCGCAAAACGCTCAGCCTACTGGCCGTGGCCTTTGCCATCATTAACGAGTATGACGGCGACGTGAAATGGAAAAGCCAGGCCCCCCTGGCCCGCGATGTGTTTGCCCGCTCCGGTTACAACTGTAAGGCCAGCACCGAACAAACTTTTCGCGACGTGAAGCAGCGCAGCGAAGATTTGGCGGCTTTGCTTAGCGGCGAAACGCTCAGCGGGTCCAAAGCCGAGCCGACCAACGATTGGAGCAAGGTTGCGAATTTGCTTCCCTTGATGAGCCGTCTGGAAGCGGCCCAGCGTGATCGCATTGCCCCCTGGACTTCCAACGCCGGCGATTTCAAAAAGAACGCCGCCGCCATCACGCACGAAGCGGAAATCATCGCCGCCTTGGCCGAAGCGATTTCTCGCTCCGGGATGGAAAACGCCGATGACGAAAAATTCCGCGGCTACGCTAAAGCGTTGCAACAATCAGCCCTCAAATTGCGCGACGCTGCGAACAACGCCGATTACGCGTCGGCCAACACCGCCGCCGGCACGCTCAGTAAAGCCTGTGCGAACTGCCACAACGACTTCCGCTGA
- a CDS encoding ATP-dependent Clp protease proteolytic subunit, protein MDEAQSEGPLEIALVGDLTESEAELTDKLLSVEPGGECTLYIDSPGGSPYCAMSLTALIILRGLRVTGIVTGECSSAALWPFAACRRRMVTPYSVLLFHPMKWQSEEHVGLHEASEWARHFAQLETDMDRFLATLFGPTKGDIQQWIMSHRYVSGSELAAAGLAELIDFKMLELFRGSKAGRAGAPRRQILSLPKPRGEQPRNAERNKRAAKRK, encoded by the coding sequence ATGGACGAAGCACAAAGTGAGGGTCCGCTGGAAATCGCACTCGTGGGCGATTTGACCGAGAGCGAGGCGGAGCTAACCGATAAACTGCTGTCCGTGGAGCCGGGGGGCGAATGCACGTTGTATATCGATTCGCCCGGCGGCAGCCCCTACTGCGCCATGTCGCTCACGGCGCTGATTATATTGCGCGGCTTGCGCGTGACCGGCATTGTGACCGGCGAATGTTCCTCGGCCGCGCTGTGGCCGTTTGCTGCCTGCCGGCGACGAATGGTGACGCCGTACAGTGTCCTGTTGTTCCACCCGATGAAATGGCAAAGCGAAGAACACGTAGGCCTGCATGAGGCCTCGGAATGGGCGCGGCACTTTGCCCAGTTGGAAACCGACATGGACCGGTTTTTGGCGACTTTGTTTGGCCCCACCAAAGGGGATATCCAGCAGTGGATTATGTCGCACCGATATGTGTCAGGGAGCGAACTGGCGGCCGCTGGATTAGCGGAACTGATCGATTTCAAAATGCTCGAGCTATTCCGCGGCAGCAAAGCGGGCCGAGCGGGTGCGCCGCGGCGGCAAATTCTTTCGCTGCCCAAGCCACGCGGCGAACAACCGCGAAATGCGGAACGCAACAAACGCGCGGCCAAGCGAAAGTAA
- the thrS gene encoding threonine--tRNA ligase: MLTVKLPDGSVKKYSGHMRAKDVAADIGPGLAKAAVAAVVDGKTVGLDTPLPAEGEIALKILTRKDAASLGVMRHSCAHVMARAVMRLFDGVQLAFGPTVGAGFYYDMMLPRSLTEEDFPAIEAEMAKIVKADEAFERIEEPRAKALQLCQELHQQFKVEHINTGLKDHASMSFYRQGEFIDLCRGPHVPSAGYIGAFKLTSVAGAYWKGDQTREQLQRLYGTAWFTKEDLDNYLAALEEAKRRDHRVLGKQLELFSVNPLVGSGLILWLPKGAIVRGLLEQFVKDELIKRGYEPVYTPNIGKVDLYKISGHYPYYADSQFKPIVMSEDEQYLLKPMNCPHHIMIYKSKPRSYRELPVRLAEFGTVYRYEQSGELGGMTRVRGFTQDDAHIFCTEDQVADEVRGCLDFTQTVLKALGLSDYRVRLGFRDPASDKYVGTDAAWNMAEEAILNVAKGANLPHLTVERGEAAFYGPKIDFVVRDCLGRDWQLGTVQVDYNLPSKERFDLEYIAADNQPHKPVMIHRAPLGSLERFVGVLIEHFAGAFPLWLAPEQVRVLTVSEKSEEYGRRVEAELKAAGLRVTGDYRAEKLGAKVRDAQLQLIPYMFVVGPKDAEAGTVSVRDRIEGDKGAVKLADAISQLQAEVASKTVRGLKPPPRLAEGESAGDEY; the protein is encoded by the coding sequence ATGCTCACGGTCAAACTTCCCGACGGATCGGTTAAAAAATATTCCGGGCACATGCGGGCCAAAGATGTCGCCGCCGACATCGGCCCCGGCCTGGCCAAAGCCGCGGTCGCGGCGGTGGTCGATGGCAAAACCGTCGGCCTCGATACGCCGCTGCCGGCCGAAGGCGAAATCGCGCTGAAAATTCTCACCCGCAAAGACGCCGCCTCCTTGGGCGTCATGCGGCATTCGTGCGCCCACGTGATGGCCCGGGCGGTCATGCGGCTGTTCGATGGCGTGCAGTTAGCGTTTGGCCCGACCGTGGGCGCGGGCTTTTATTACGACATGATGTTGCCCCGTTCGCTCACCGAGGAAGATTTTCCCGCCATCGAGGCCGAAATGGCGAAAATCGTCAAAGCCGACGAAGCGTTCGAGCGCATCGAAGAGCCGCGCGCCAAAGCCCTGCAACTGTGCCAGGAGTTGCATCAGCAATTCAAGGTCGAGCACATCAACACGGGCTTGAAAGATCACGCCAGCATGTCGTTTTACCGCCAGGGAGAATTCATCGATTTGTGCCGTGGCCCGCACGTTCCCAGCGCCGGTTACATCGGCGCGTTCAAGCTCACCAGCGTCGCCGGGGCGTACTGGAAAGGGGATCAAACCCGCGAACAATTGCAGCGTCTGTACGGCACCGCCTGGTTCACCAAGGAAGATTTAGATAACTATCTGGCCGCACTCGAGGAAGCTAAACGCCGCGATCATCGTGTGCTGGGCAAGCAATTGGAACTGTTTTCCGTCAATCCGCTGGTCGGCTCCGGCCTGATTTTGTGGTTGCCCAAGGGCGCCATCGTCCGCGGCCTGTTGGAGCAGTTCGTGAAAGACGAACTCATCAAGCGCGGCTACGAGCCGGTTTACACGCCCAACATTGGCAAGGTCGATCTCTACAAAATCTCCGGCCACTACCCGTACTACGCCGACAGCCAGTTCAAACCGATCGTAATGTCCGAAGACGAGCAGTATTTGCTCAAGCCGATGAACTGTCCGCACCATATCATGATTTACAAAAGCAAGCCCCGCAGTTACCGCGAATTGCCGGTGCGGCTGGCGGAATTCGGCACCGTGTACCGTTACGAACAGTCGGGCGAGCTGGGCGGCATGACCCGTGTGCGCGGCTTCACCCAGGACGACGCCCACATTTTCTGTACCGAAGATCAAGTGGCCGACGAAGTGCGCGGCTGCCTCGATTTCACTCAAACCGTGCTCAAGGCGCTCGGCCTGTCCGATTACCGAGTCCGTCTGGGCTTCCGCGATCCGGCCAGCGATAAATACGTCGGCACCGATGCCGCCTGGAACATGGCCGAGGAAGCGATTCTCAACGTCGCCAAAGGCGCGAACCTGCCGCACTTGACTGTGGAGCGCGGCGAAGCGGCGTTTTACGGACCGAAAATCGACTTCGTCGTCCGCGATTGCCTGGGCCGCGATTGGCAACTCGGCACCGTGCAGGTCGATTACAACTTGCCTAGCAAGGAACGGTTCGATCTGGAATACATCGCCGCCGACAACCAGCCGCACAAGCCGGTGATGATTCACCGCGCCCCGCTCGGCTCATTGGAGCGCTTTGTGGGCGTGCTGATCGAGCATTTCGCCGGCGCGTTCCCGCTGTGGCTGGCGCCGGAGCAAGTCCGCGTGCTCACCGTCAGCGAAAAGAGCGAAGAATACGGCCGCCGCGTGGAAGCTGAACTCAAAGCCGCCGGCTTGCGTGTCACCGGCGATTATCGGGCGGAAAAACTCGGCGCGAAAGTCCGCGACGCCCAGTTGCAGCTGATTCCCTACATGTTCGTCGTCGGCCCCAAAGACGCCGAAGCCGGCACCGTTTCCGTGCGCGACCGCATCGAAGGGGACAAAGGCGCGGTCAAACTAGCCGACGCCATCTCGCAGCTCCAAGCCGAAGTCGCCTCCAAAACCGTCCGCGGCCTCAAACCCCCACCCCGCCTCGCCGAAGGCGAATCCGCCGGGGATGAGTATTGA
- a CDS encoding DUF433 domain-containing protein, translating to MASGLEKQHIEITPGVCGGKPRVAGTRIRVQDVYVWHELLGKSADVIAAEYPQLTVADVYAALAYFWDHRAEIELQMQSEENFVAKMQAALGAGPLDLKPPAGDSGHAPVSS from the coding sequence ATGGCCTCCGGACTTGAAAAACAGCACATCGAAATCACTCCCGGCGTTTGCGGCGGCAAACCGCGCGTTGCCGGCACACGCATCCGCGTGCAGGATGTTTACGTTTGGCATGAGCTGCTCGGCAAAAGTGCCGACGTCATCGCAGCCGAATATCCTCAGCTCACGGTCGCCGATGTGTATGCCGCTCTAGCCTATTTTTGGGATCATCGGGCAGAAATCGAATTGCAAATGCAGTCCGAGGAGAATTTCGTCGCCAAAATGCAGGCCGCACTGGGGGCAGGACCGCTCGATTTGAAGCCACCTGCCGGAGACAGCGGGCATGCTCCGGTTTCATCTTGA
- a CDS encoding DUF5615 family PIN-like protein — protein MLRFHLDESVSSAVAAGLRRRGIAVTTTSDAGLRHANDEEQLAFALREGRVLVTHDADFLVLAAKGIPHAGIAYCHLRSRSMGQIIRALETMSTLLNPDQMANQIQFI, from the coding sequence ATGCTCCGGTTTCATCTTGACGAAAGTGTTTCTTCCGCCGTCGCTGCCGGCCTCAGGCGTCGTGGCATTGCAGTAACCACGACCAGCGATGCCGGATTGCGTCATGCAAACGATGAGGAACAGCTTGCCTTTGCTTTGCGCGAAGGGCGTGTCCTGGTAACCCATGATGCAGATTTCCTAGTCCTGGCGGCCAAAGGCATTCCTCATGCAGGAATTGCTTATTGTCATCTAAGATCCAGATCGATGGGCCAAATTATCCGAGCGTTAGAAACGATGAGCACACTCCTAAATCCAGATCAGATGGCAAACCAAATACAATTCATTTAA
- a CDS encoding helix-hairpin-helix domain-containing protein produces MSLRYLFVDMNSFFASAEQHLQPRLRNRPVAVSPVNAETTSCIAASYEAKKFDVKCGTPVYMARRMCPGIKIVPARPTAYIVIHQQLKEAIETCTPVERVMSIDEFACRLSTDRRDSESALRLAGQVKQAIRTQVGEFLRSSIGIAPNQFLAKVAADMQKPDGLTLIQADELPQRLFELELIDLPGIGRRMGQRLQRAGIREVEQLCALSKEELSQLWGSRIIGHVWWRQLRGHDLPIVPTHRSSVGNSHVLGPKLRTPELARGVLIRLLHKAAARLRHINYFARAISVSVDCLGIQSCHHGLRMAPCRDTLTLLEFAAALWPSEFPAPPLRVGVVLGDLIPACSVTGMLFDEDRQLSALAAAMDRVNQRFGAHAVYFGGMHGSKDEAGTAIAFNQIPDLDLADA; encoded by the coding sequence ATGTCTCTGCGATATTTATTCGTCGATATGAATTCGTTCTTCGCCTCGGCGGAGCAGCATTTGCAGCCGCGGCTGCGAAACCGGCCCGTGGCGGTGTCGCCGGTGAATGCGGAAACCACCAGCTGCATTGCCGCCAGTTACGAAGCCAAAAAGTTCGACGTGAAATGCGGCACGCCGGTGTACATGGCCCGGCGAATGTGCCCGGGCATTAAAATTGTGCCGGCGCGGCCGACGGCGTACATCGTAATTCATCAGCAGCTTAAGGAAGCCATTGAAACATGCACGCCGGTGGAAAGGGTCATGTCGATCGATGAATTCGCTTGCCGCTTGTCGACCGATCGGCGCGATTCGGAATCGGCCTTGCGATTGGCCGGGCAAGTGAAGCAGGCGATTCGTACGCAGGTAGGTGAGTTTCTCCGCTCGTCGATTGGCATTGCGCCGAATCAATTTCTGGCCAAAGTCGCTGCCGACATGCAAAAGCCCGACGGGCTGACGTTGATTCAGGCCGATGAACTGCCGCAACGGTTGTTCGAGCTGGAACTGATCGACCTGCCGGGCATTGGCCGCCGCATGGGGCAACGGTTGCAGCGAGCCGGAATTCGGGAAGTGGAGCAATTGTGTGCGCTTTCCAAGGAGGAATTGTCGCAGTTGTGGGGCAGCCGGATTATTGGCCATGTCTGGTGGCGGCAATTGCGCGGGCATGATTTGCCCATCGTGCCGACGCATCGCAGTTCGGTGGGCAATTCGCATGTGCTGGGGCCGAAGTTGCGGACACCGGAATTGGCCCGCGGGGTGCTAATTCGTCTGTTGCACAAAGCGGCGGCGCGGCTGCGGCACATTAATTATTTCGCCCGGGCGATAAGTGTTTCGGTCGACTGCCTAGGCATTCAATCGTGCCATCACGGCCTGCGAATGGCCCCCTGCCGCGACACGCTCACACTGCTGGAATTTGCCGCGGCATTGTGGCCCAGCGAATTTCCCGCGCCGCCGTTGCGGGTAGGCGTGGTGCTGGGGGATTTGATTCCGGCCTGCAGCGTGACAGGAATGCTGTTCGACGAAGACCGGCAACTTTCCGCCCTGGCCGCAGCGATGGATCGAGTGAACCAACGCTTCGGCGCCCACGCTGTCTACTTCGGCGGCATGCACGGCAGCAAAGACGAAGCCGGCACGGCGATTGCCTTCAATCAAATTCCCGACTTGGATTTGGCCGATGCGTAG
- a CDS encoding serine hydrolase domain-containing protein translates to MPAPGKSRRSVILPRFFCSAICVAWFIALSAMAAPPKFDAEKLAAIGPGMQHFVDQGDIAGAVLVIGTSDGIVYHEAIGKQSLETGQLMPKDAIFRIMSMTKPITAMGLMLLRDESKLSIDDPVEKYLPEFKGQMVVAATDKDAGTVTLKKPDRPITLKDLLTHTAGQPEYPEGLAALRRTRDHTLAEVALISSQRPLEFGPGSQWKYSSAGIDVLGRIIEVVSGQAYEDFLQERFFAPLEMHDTAFYLTPQQAQRLAEIYGIKNGKLTPASQLPDYRAANPTLKPKYPAPAAGLYSTGADLARLYQALLNGGQLNGQRIIAEKTLHEMTQNQTGDLKAGFVPGSAWGLGFSLVEHPDGVTEMLSPGTFGHGGAYGTQGWIDPEKDVFLIMLIQRSGLKNSDGSDMRREFQALAMQAIQP, encoded by the coding sequence ATGCCCGCTCCTGGAAAATCTCGTCGGTCTGTCATTCTTCCGCGGTTCTTCTGCAGCGCGATTTGCGTCGCCTGGTTTATCGCTCTAAGTGCCATGGCCGCGCCGCCGAAGTTTGATGCCGAGAAGCTGGCCGCCATCGGTCCAGGCATGCAGCATTTCGTCGATCAGGGGGATATTGCCGGAGCCGTGCTGGTCATCGGCACTTCCGACGGAATCGTCTATCACGAAGCCATCGGCAAGCAGTCATTGGAAACCGGCCAGCTGATGCCCAAGGACGCCATTTTCCGCATCATGTCGATGACCAAGCCGATTACCGCGATGGGCTTGATGCTGCTGCGCGACGAGAGCAAGCTTTCCATCGATGACCCGGTCGAAAAATATCTGCCCGAGTTCAAAGGGCAAATGGTCGTGGCCGCCACCGACAAAGACGCTGGCACGGTGACGCTGAAAAAGCCCGACCGTCCGATCACGCTGAAAGATTTGCTCACGCACACCGCGGGCCAGCCGGAATACCCGGAAGGCCTGGCGGCCTTAAGGCGCACCCGCGATCACACGCTGGCCGAAGTGGCTCTTATTTCCTCGCAGCGGCCGCTGGAGTTTGGGCCGGGCAGCCAGTGGAAGTATTCGTCCGCCGGCATCGACGTGCTGGGGCGGATTATTGAAGTCGTGTCGGGCCAAGCGTACGAAGATTTTTTACAGGAGCGGTTTTTCGCGCCGCTGGAAATGCACGATACGGCGTTTTATCTCACGCCGCAGCAAGCCCAACGATTGGCGGAAATCTATGGCATTAAAAACGGTAAACTGACGCCTGCCAGCCAGTTGCCCGATTATCGGGCGGCTAACCCGACGCTGAAGCCGAAGTACCCGGCTCCGGCTGCCGGTTTGTATTCCACCGGCGCCGATTTGGCCCGGTTGTATCAGGCGCTGCTCAATGGCGGGCAGCTCAATGGCCAGCGCATCATTGCCGAGAAAACGCTGCACGAAATGACGCAAAATCAAACCGGCGATTTAAAAGCCGGCTTTGTTCCGGGTTCGGCCTGGGGATTAGGCTTCAGCTTGGTTGAACATCCGGATGGCGTTACCGAAATGCTCTCGCCGGGCACGTTTGGCCACGGCGGGGCGTATGGCACGCAAGGCTGGATCGATCCGGAGAAAGATGTGTTTTTAATTATGCTGATTCAGCGCAGCGGGCTAAAAAATTCCGATGGGAGCGACATGCGGCGCGAATTTCAAGCTCTGGCCATGCAGGCGATTCAGCCATAG